Proteins from a genomic interval of Luteibacter pinisoli:
- a CDS encoding M28 family metallopeptidase has product MRRIALACLSALALAACHSHDEDKAAPAAASTAPARPSTAPPPPLPAVANEKHDFTPDITAGDFAAHLRVISSDEYDGRKPGTLGERLTTNYIIEQFKRMGLSPGNKGDWVQTVPAVSTELTGQDSLKLDVSEGGGTEAFAFGTDMVVGTLQAKSDVELKDSDIVFAGYGVNAPEAQWNDFDGLDVKGKTLVVLVNDPGWNGNDPTLFKGREMTYYGRWTYKYEEAARQGAAAVFIVHQTEPAAYGWNVVRSGWTTPRLDLPESEDPAPRLPVAGWLSHEAAQRLFAKAGKNFDDLAKQADVRGFKAVPLDAKANIQLHSNITHSLSNNVIGMVKGSEKPDEAVVYTAHWDHLGHDPALKGHQIYNGAVDNGTGIAALLEIAGKFAQEKPKRTVVFAAVTMEESGLLGSKYYVAHPPFPLNKTVADINMDALPIIGPTKDMEVTGMGQGTLEDTLAEVLKADGRVISGDASPEKGHYFRSDHFNFAKAGVPALAAGGGIDMVTGGKAAGQAAADDYTKNRYHQPTDVYDMRWDFTGVMQNVQAYYQVGDKLANSDEWPTWKDGSEFKAIREKSLAAGNKKK; this is encoded by the coding sequence ATGCGCCGAATCGCCCTCGCCTGCCTGTCCGCCCTGGCCCTGGCTGCCTGCCACTCCCACGACGAAGACAAGGCCGCGCCCGCCGCCGCCTCGACGGCACCCGCCCGGCCTTCCACCGCCCCGCCCCCGCCGCTGCCGGCCGTGGCCAACGAAAAACACGACTTCACCCCGGATATCACGGCGGGTGATTTCGCGGCACACCTGCGGGTCATCTCGTCGGACGAATACGACGGCCGCAAGCCGGGCACCCTGGGCGAGCGCCTGACCACGAATTACATCATCGAGCAGTTCAAGCGGATGGGCCTGTCGCCCGGCAACAAGGGCGACTGGGTGCAGACCGTGCCCGCCGTGTCGACCGAACTGACTGGCCAGGACAGCCTGAAGCTCGATGTCAGCGAAGGCGGCGGCACCGAAGCCTTCGCGTTTGGCACGGATATGGTCGTCGGCACGCTGCAGGCGAAATCCGACGTGGAGCTGAAGGATTCGGACATCGTCTTCGCCGGATACGGGGTGAACGCCCCGGAAGCCCAATGGAACGACTTCGACGGCCTCGACGTGAAGGGCAAGACCCTCGTGGTGCTGGTCAACGACCCGGGCTGGAACGGCAACGACCCGACCCTGTTCAAGGGCCGCGAGATGACCTACTACGGCCGCTGGACCTACAAGTACGAAGAGGCCGCCCGCCAGGGCGCCGCGGCCGTGTTTATCGTCCACCAGACCGAACCGGCGGCTTACGGCTGGAACGTGGTGCGCAGTGGCTGGACCACGCCGCGCCTGGACCTGCCCGAGAGCGAAGACCCGGCACCGCGCCTGCCCGTCGCCGGCTGGCTGTCGCATGAAGCCGCGCAGCGCCTGTTCGCCAAGGCCGGCAAGAACTTCGACGATCTGGCCAAACAGGCCGACGTGCGCGGCTTCAAGGCCGTACCGCTGGATGCGAAAGCCAACATCCAGCTGCACAGCAACATCACCCATTCGCTGAGCAACAACGTCATCGGCATGGTGAAGGGAAGCGAGAAGCCCGACGAAGCGGTGGTGTACACCGCACACTGGGACCACCTCGGCCACGACCCGGCCCTGAAGGGCCACCAGATCTACAACGGTGCCGTCGATAACGGTACGGGCATCGCCGCGCTGCTGGAAATCGCCGGCAAGTTCGCCCAGGAGAAGCCGAAGCGCACCGTGGTGTTCGCCGCCGTGACGATGGAAGAATCCGGCCTGCTCGGCTCGAAGTACTACGTGGCGCACCCGCCCTTCCCGCTCAACAAGACCGTCGCCGACATCAACATGGATGCGCTGCCGATCATCGGGCCCACGAAGGACATGGAAGTGACCGGCATGGGCCAGGGCACGCTGGAAGACACCCTGGCCGAGGTACTGAAGGCCGACGGCCGCGTGATCAGCGGCGATGCCTCGCCGGAGAAGGGCCACTATTTCCGCTCGGATCACTTCAACTTCGCCAAGGCCGGCGTGCCGGCGCTCGCGGCCGGTGGCGGCATCGACATGGTCACGGGTGGCAAGGCGGCCGGCCAGGCCGCGGCCGACGACTACACGAAGAACCGCTACCACCAGCCCACCGACGTCTACGACATGCGCTGGGATTTCACCGGCGTGATGCAGAACGTGCAGGCGTACTACCAGGTAGGCGACAAGCTCGCCAACAGCGACGAGTGGCCCACCTGGAAAGACGGCAGCGAGTTCAAGGCCATCCGTGAAAAATCCCTCGCCGCCGGCAACAAGAAGAAATGA
- a CDS encoding porin, producing MKRLPLAAAFWTMCGTAAAEGAPQAAIELYVDTATRQIFAEPGPGRQRLGKFVQASDEAAASQTAPVAGVAAPTAVAAGSVAPPAATVASTKPSSSSSAKAWYEKLAIRGYVQMRYNQGLDDGAKDLKSPGDRFIGRDQGFGIRRARVVISGDVSDRMSIYIQPDLASTPSGSSTTNFAQLRDAYADLWLDKEKTWRIRAGQSKIPYGWEDLQSSQNRVALDRADALNSGVRDERDLGVFAYWSPSVAKERFSYLQKSGLKGSGDYGMLGIGVYNGQGANRPDRNDQLHTVVHFSYPFKFANGQYLEVGADAYTGRYVVTTGSATINGATFTPRVDAPEEGSTDRRIAAHVVYFPQPFGFQAEWTVGKGPELDVARRIIRTKALRGGYAQLMYKFDGGYGSMMPYAKWQTYRGASKFDTNAPKMEVDELEAGVEWQPNSAVELAVAFANMRRTDVSAAPYKRIDGKLVRVQLQVNY from the coding sequence ATGAAACGACTTCCCCTGGCCGCCGCCTTCTGGACCATGTGCGGCACCGCGGCCGCGGAGGGCGCGCCCCAGGCCGCGATCGAGCTCTACGTTGATACGGCCACCCGGCAGATCTTTGCGGAGCCGGGCCCGGGCCGGCAGCGGCTCGGCAAGTTCGTACAGGCCTCGGACGAGGCGGCGGCCAGCCAGACGGCGCCCGTGGCCGGTGTGGCAGCGCCCACGGCGGTCGCGGCGGGCTCCGTCGCGCCCCCGGCGGCCACCGTCGCCAGCACCAAGCCATCATCCTCGTCGTCCGCCAAGGCCTGGTACGAGAAGCTCGCCATCCGTGGCTACGTGCAGATGCGCTACAACCAGGGCCTGGATGACGGCGCGAAAGACCTGAAGTCGCCGGGTGACCGCTTCATCGGCCGCGACCAGGGTTTCGGCATCCGCCGCGCCCGCGTGGTGATCAGCGGCGATGTCTCCGACCGGATGTCGATCTACATCCAGCCGGACCTCGCCAGCACGCCCAGTGGGTCCAGCACCACCAACTTCGCCCAGCTGCGCGACGCCTATGCGGACCTGTGGCTGGACAAGGAAAAGACCTGGCGCATCCGCGCGGGCCAGTCGAAGATCCCCTACGGCTGGGAAGACCTGCAGTCCAGCCAGAACCGCGTGGCCCTGGACCGTGCCGACGCACTGAACTCCGGCGTGCGCGACGAACGCGACCTCGGTGTCTTCGCCTACTGGTCGCCTTCCGTGGCGAAGGAGCGCTTCAGCTACCTGCAGAAGTCGGGCCTGAAGGGCTCGGGCGACTACGGCATGTTGGGTATCGGCGTGTACAACGGGCAGGGCGCGAATCGCCCGGACCGCAACGACCAGCTGCACACCGTGGTGCACTTCTCGTATCCCTTCAAGTTCGCCAACGGGCAGTACCTGGAAGTGGGCGCCGATGCCTACACCGGCCGCTACGTGGTCACGACCGGCTCGGCCACGATCAACGGCGCGACCTTTACGCCACGCGTGGATGCGCCGGAAGAGGGCTCCACGGATCGCCGTATCGCCGCGCACGTGGTGTACTTTCCGCAGCCGTTCGGCTTCCAGGCGGAGTGGACGGTGGGCAAGGGGCCGGAGCTGGACGTGGCACGGCGCATCATCCGCACGAAGGCCTTGCGTGGTGGCTATGCGCAGCTGATGTACAAATTCGACGGTGGCTACGGCTCGATGATGCCGTACGCGAAATGGCAGACCTACCGCGGTGCGTCCAAGTTCGACACCAATGCGCCGAAGATGGAAGTGGACGAGCTGGAGGCGGGCGTCGAGTGGCAGCCGAACAGCGCCGTGGAACTGGCGGTGGCGTTCGCGAACATGCGTCGCACGGATGTCAGTGCGGCGCCGTACAAGCGCATCGACGGCAAGCTGGTCCGCGTCCAGCTGCAAGTCAACTATTAA
- a CDS encoding TonB-dependent receptor, with product MSIARTRRMPRRLAIALSITTVLAAGSVFAQDSAPTPQPASKAKTATLETVTVTAEKRTEDLQKVPISMTVLTSEKLEAFGQAGDGVLQLASRAPSVYAETSYGREFPRFYIRGLGNSDFDLNASQPVSMVYDDIVQENPILKGFPLFDLEQVEVLRGPQGTLFGRNSPAGVIKFESRKPTQETEGYARVSYGSYGTANAEAAIGGKLASNWSGRVSALAQHRDGWIDNDYKGKKDDLGGYNDRAVRLQALYKATDGFDALINVHARWLDGSAMVNRADSITLGGNQFVPGFDRNSVSQDGNNKQHLFTWGSNLHLNWHFGDLNFTSITGLERATTYSLGDVDGGYDASETPAKPSYTDRTTPFYSETADALPKDRQITQEFRLSNDTAERLKWQVGTYYFDEDIAITNFSYDTLNNHVLNGWVDQSQRTKAYALFGSADYNVTDTFDVRAAARWSHDKRDFKAERFLGFTGPVGPLTSNPTDSRWSGDLTGTWQLSNNSNVYGRIANGFRAPSVQGRINFANSISTAKPETITSYEIGYKSTSDDNKLRFNADVYKYNMHNQQLTAVGGATNVTQLINAKKTEGYGAEFDLEAYLTPNFYMTAGGSYNHTELKDSDLAVAPCGGGCTVIDPLNAGGNALINGNPLPNAPKWIGTWTARYGIPYGESGEFFVYTDWNYRSEVNFFLYDSEEFKSKPFLEGGMRVGYNWDFGKREVALYGRNITNKKVITGGIDFNNRTAFVNDPRVIGVEFRAEL from the coding sequence ATGTCCATCGCACGCACGCGCCGCATGCCGCGTCGTCTCGCCATTGCCCTGAGCATCACCACCGTCCTCGCGGCCGGTTCGGTGTTCGCCCAGGACAGCGCGCCGACCCCGCAGCCCGCCAGCAAGGCCAAGACGGCCACGCTCGAAACCGTCACCGTGACCGCTGAAAAGCGCACGGAAGACCTGCAGAAGGTGCCGATCTCGATGACGGTGCTCACGAGCGAAAAGCTCGAAGCCTTTGGCCAGGCGGGCGACGGCGTGCTCCAGCTCGCTTCGCGCGCACCCAGCGTCTACGCAGAAACCTCGTACGGCCGTGAGTTCCCGCGCTTCTACATCCGCGGCCTCGGCAACAGCGATTTCGACCTCAACGCATCACAGCCGGTGTCGATGGTTTACGACGACATCGTCCAGGAAAACCCGATCCTAAAGGGCTTCCCGCTGTTCGACCTCGAGCAGGTGGAAGTGCTGCGCGGCCCGCAGGGCACCCTGTTCGGCCGTAACTCGCCCGCGGGCGTGATCAAGTTCGAATCGCGCAAGCCCACCCAGGAAACCGAAGGCTACGCGCGCGTCTCCTATGGCTCGTACGGCACCGCCAATGCGGAAGCCGCGATCGGCGGCAAGCTGGCCAGCAACTGGTCGGGCCGCGTGTCCGCCCTCGCCCAGCACCGCGACGGCTGGATCGACAATGACTACAAGGGCAAGAAGGACGACCTGGGCGGTTACAACGACCGCGCCGTGCGCCTGCAGGCCCTGTACAAGGCCACCGACGGCTTCGATGCCCTGATCAACGTGCACGCCCGCTGGCTCGACGGCAGCGCCATGGTCAACCGCGCGGATTCGATCACCCTGGGCGGCAACCAGTTCGTGCCGGGCTTCGACCGCAATTCGGTCTCGCAGGATGGCAACAACAAGCAGCACCTGTTCACCTGGGGCAGCAACCTGCACCTGAACTGGCACTTCGGCGACCTCAACTTCACGTCCATCACGGGCCTGGAGCGCGCCACCACGTACAGCCTGGGCGATGTCGACGGCGGCTACGATGCCTCCGAGACGCCGGCCAAGCCGAGCTACACCGATCGCACCACGCCGTTCTACTCGGAGACCGCCGACGCGCTGCCGAAGGATCGCCAGATCACCCAGGAATTCCGCCTGTCGAACGACACGGCCGAACGCCTGAAGTGGCAGGTGGGCACGTACTACTTCGACGAAGACATCGCGATCACGAACTTCTCGTACGACACGCTCAACAACCACGTGCTCAACGGCTGGGTGGACCAGAGCCAGCGCACGAAGGCGTACGCGCTGTTCGGTTCGGCCGACTACAACGTCACCGATACCTTCGACGTCCGCGCCGCCGCGCGCTGGTCGCACGACAAGCGTGACTTCAAGGCGGAGCGCTTCCTCGGCTTCACCGGCCCGGTGGGCCCACTCACCTCGAACCCGACGGACTCCCGCTGGAGCGGCGACCTGACCGGCACCTGGCAGCTCAGCAACAACTCTAACGTCTACGGTCGCATCGCCAACGGCTTCCGCGCCCCCAGCGTGCAGGGCCGCATCAACTTCGCCAACAGCATCTCCACGGCGAAGCCGGAGACGATCACCTCGTATGAAATCGGCTACAAGTCGACCTCGGACGACAACAAGCTGCGTTTCAACGCGGATGTGTACAAGTACAACATGCACAACCAGCAGCTGACGGCCGTGGGCGGCGCGACCAACGTCACCCAGCTGATCAATGCGAAGAAGACGGAAGGCTACGGCGCCGAGTTCGACCTCGAGGCGTACCTCACCCCGAACTTCTACATGACCGCCGGTGGCAGCTATAACCACACCGAGCTGAAGGACAGCGACCTGGCCGTGGCCCCCTGCGGCGGTGGCTGCACGGTGATCGACCCGCTGAACGCGGGCGGCAATGCGCTGATCAACGGCAACCCGCTGCCGAACGCACCGAAGTGGATCGGCACCTGGACGGCACGCTACGGCATCCCGTACGGCGAAAGCGGCGAGTTCTTCGTCTATACGGACTGGAACTACCGCAGCGAAGTGAACTTCTTCCTGTACGACTCGGAAGAGTTCAAGAGCAAGCCGTTCCTGGAAGGCGGCATGCGCGTTGGCTACAACTGGGACTTCGGCAAGCGTGAGGTGGCCCTGTACGGCCGCAACATCACGAACAAGAAGGTGATCACCGGCGGCATCGATTTCAACAACCGCACCGCGTTCGTGAACGACCCGCGCGTGATCGGTGTTGAGTTCCGCGCCGAGCTGTAA